In Xiphophorus maculatus strain JP 163 A chromosome 2, X_maculatus-5.0-male, whole genome shotgun sequence, one genomic interval encodes:
- the LOC102237526 gene encoding metabotropic glutamate receptor 3-like gives MVSHLPSLVFVMMCQGALLADPPQSRREIRIEGDLVLGGLFPVHEKGAGMEECGRVNEDRGIQRLEAMLFAIDRINMDSAVLPGVSLGVHILDTCSRDTYALEQALEFVRASLTKVDDTEFICPDGSYALQDDSPLAIAGVIGGSYSSVSIQVANLLRLFQIPQISYASTSAKLSDKTRYDYFARTVPPDFYQAKAMAEILRFFNWTYVSTVASEGDYGETGIEAFEQEARMRNICIATSEKVGRSNAKKSYEAVIRQLLQKPNAHVAVLFLRSDDARELIAAAARLNTSFIFVASDGWGAQESIVKGNEITAEGAITLELAANPIPDFNRYFLSLDPVKNHRNPWFRDFWEQRFQCSLGAGGLGFGGTPLPPCDKNLSMDQRYFEPESKIMFVVNAVYAMAHALHNMQRSLCLNTTKLCDSMKALDGRRLYRDYILNVSFTAPFSPPGSETVVKFDSQGDGMGRYNIFSYQRSGERYGYVPVGEWAESLSLNNDLIRWPKEVLPTSQCSDPCERNEMKKMQAGEYCCWICTACEPHEYLADEFTCSPCAPGQWPTDDLTSCYDLPEDYIMWEDAWAIGPITIACVGFVCTGLVVWVFVRHNNTPLVKASGRELCYILLSGVFMSYAMTFLFLAKPSPAICALRRLGLGTSFAVCYSALLTKTNRIARIFNGVKDGAGAVRPRFISPSSQVFICLSLISVQLVMVSVWLLLEVPGTRRFTLPERRQTVILKCNVRDSSMLLSLGYDVLLVILCTVYAFKTRKCPENFNEAKFIGFTMYTTCIIWLAFLPIFYVTSSDYRVQTTTMCISVSLSGFVVLGCMFAPKVHIIMFQPQKNVTSHRLNLNRFSVSGAATTYASHASVSAHFVPTVCNGREIVDSTTSSL, from the exons ATGGTGTCCCACCTTCCCTCTTTAGTTTTTGTCATGATGTGTCAAGGCGCCCTGCTGGCAGACCCACCTCAGTCCCGCCGTGAGATCCGCATTGAGGGCGACCTGGTGCTCGGCGGCCTGTTTCCAGTGCACGAGAAAGGGGCTGGGATGGAAGAGTGTGGGCGTGTGAATGAAGACAGAGGaatccagaggctggaggccaTGCTGTTCGCCATAGACAGAATCAACATGGACAGCGCTGTGCTACCGGGCGTCTCCCTTGGGGTGCACATTCTTGACACCTGCTCAAGAGATACATATGCGCTAGAGCAG GCTCTGGAGTTTGTGAGAGCCTCCCTCACCAAGGTGGATGACACAGAGTTCATCTGTCCTGATGGGTCTTACGCTCTGCAGGACGACAGCCCTCTTGCCATTGCAGGGGTCATCGGAGGATCCTATAGCAGTGTGTCCATACAG GTTGCCAATCTTCTCAGGCTCTTTCAGATCCCTCAGATAAGCTATGCTTCAACGAGTGCCAAGCTCAGCGATAAGACCCGATATGATTACTTTGCCCGCACTGTACCGCCTGACTTCTACCAGGCCAAAGCCATGGCAGAGATCCTCCGGTTCTTTAACTGGACATACGTGTCCACTGTGGCGTCAGAGGGAGATTACGGTGAAACTGGTATAGAGGCCTTCGAACAGGAAGCACGAATGAGGAACATCTGCATTGCCACTTCAGAGAAg GTGGGACGTTCGAATGCAAAAAAGTCTTACGAGGCTGTAATCCGTCAACTCCTCCAGAAGCCAAATGCCCACGTGGCCGTCCTTTTCCTGCGCAGTGATGATGCCAGAGAGCTGATTGCAGCTGCCGCCAGGCTTAACACCTCTTTCATTTTTGTGGCTAGTGATGGCTGGGGCGCACAGGAGAGCATTGTCAAGGGAAATGAAATAACTGCTGAAGGAGCTATCACACTTGAACTGGCAGCAAACCCTATACCAGATTTCAACCGCTACTTCCTGAGTCTGGACCCTGTCAAAAACCACAGGAATCCCTGGTTCAGGGACTTCTGGGAGCAGCGTTTCCAGTGCTCTTTGGGAGCTGGAGGCTTAGGCTTCGGGGGAACACCTCTTCCGCCGTGTGACAAAAACTTGTCGATGGACCAGAGGTATTTCGAGCCAGAGTCCAAGATCATGTTTGTGGTGAATGCAGTGTATGCCATGGCCCATGCCCTCCACAACATGCAGCGGAGCCTGTGCTTGAACACCACCAAGCTGTGTGACAGCATGAAGGCCCTGGATGGGCGCAGACTCTACAGGGATTACATTCTTAATGTCAGCTTCACAG CCCCTTTCTCCCCTCCAGGCAGTGAGACGGTAGTGAAGTTTGATTCCCAGGGGGACGGCATGGGCAGGTACAACATCTTTAGCTACCAGCGTTCTGGCGAGCGTTACGGTTACGTGCCAGTAGGTGAGTGGGCAGAGAGTCTGAGTCTGAACAACGATCTGATTCGTTGGCCCAAAGAGGTGCTCCCAACCTCACAGTGCAGCGACCCCTGTGAACGAAACgaaatgaagaaaatgcagGCAG GTGAGTACTGCTGCTGGATCTGTACGGCGTGTGAGCCTCATGAATACCTGGCTGATGAGTTCACCTGCTCACCTTGCGCTCCTGGCCAGTGGCCAACTGATGACCTCACATCCTGTTACGATCTTCCTGAGGACTACATTATGTGGGAAGATGCTTGGGCCATTGGTCCTATTACCATTGCATGTGTTGG ctttgtgtgCACTGGCTTGGTGGTTTGGGTGTTCGTCAGACATAACAACACACCATTGGTGAAAGCATCAGGCAGGGAGCTCTGCTACATTCTCCTCTCCGGAGTCTTTATGTCCTATGCCATGACTTTCCTCTTTTTGGCCAAACCCTCTCCGGCCATATGTGCTCTGCGGCGCCTCGGCCTGGGCACGTCGTTTGCTGTGTGCTATTCTGCACTGCTGACCAAAACCAACAGAATCGCCAGAATTTTCAATGGCGTGAAAGATGGAGCGGGCGCAGTGAGGCCGCGCTTCATTAGCCCATCCTCTCAA GTATTTATCTGCCTGAGTCTGATCTCTGTCCAGCTAGTCATGGTCTCTGTGTGGCTGCTGCTGGAGGTTCCTGGGACTCGCCGCTTTACGTTACCAGAACGACGACAGACTGTCATCCTCAAGTGTAATGTGCGAGACTCCAGCATGCTGCTGTCACTGGGATACGATGTGCTCCTGGTCATCTTGTGTACTGT gTATGCCTTCAAGACCAGGAAGTGCCCTGAGAACTTCAATGAGGCCAAGTTTATTGGATTCACCATGTATACGACTTGTATAATTTGGCTGGCTTTTCTTCCCATCTTCTATGTCACATCCAGTGACTACAGG GTTCAAACCACTACCATGTGTATCTCTGTCAGTCTAAGTGGCTTTGTAGTCCTGGGTTGTATGTTTGCACCCAAGGTCCACATCATCATGTTTCAGCCCCAGAAGAATGTGACCAGCCACCGTCTCAACCTCAATCGCTTCAGTGTCAGCGGGGCTGCCACTACATACGCATCTCATG CTTCTGTCAGCGCCCACTTCGTCCCAACAGTGTGCAATGGGAGAGAAATAGTTGACTCGACCACTTCCTCTCTGTGA